The following coding sequences lie in one Oncorhynchus kisutch isolate 150728-3 linkage group LG17, Okis_V2, whole genome shotgun sequence genomic window:
- the LOC109907577 gene encoding C-type lectin domain family 4 member D isoform X6: MSEGIVYADVKFKKQQRTEGEHCATASTVNDTTHSEISRTRRNQPSIDPNAGDPDSQEGSKVKPSGYDPVRVVLVTLCVLLMGAVIGLGVLFLKHNQELIVQRTCCKITEDERPICAQDWMCHRKHCYYFSNDSLTWVESQDKCVSMGGQLVIIDSLYEQTILEKKVGAIMSVGEDKFWIGLTDQKEEGKWLWMDDTPLDSNNSFWFASQNGEKEPDNWQGDEERKNPDGEDCARMGEKGGTHDGKSWFDVNCECSHRRICEIMLF, encoded by the exons ATGTCTGAAGGAATAGTCTACGCTGATGTAAAGTTCAAAAAGCAACAAAGGACTGAAGGAGAACATTGTG CAACAGCATCCACAGTGAATGATACCACACACTCTGAAATTTCCAGAACCAGACGCAACCAGCCATCTATCGACCCTAATG cTGGTGACCCTGATTCTCAGGAGGGGTCAAAGGTCAAACCAAGTGGATATGACCCTGTCAGAGTTGTTCTGGTGACTCTCTGTGTTCTTCTGATGGGTGCTGTCATTGGACTTGGGGTTCTCT TTTTGAAACATAATCAAGAATTGATTGTGCAGAGAACTTGCTGTAAGATCACAG AGGATGAGCGTCCAATATGTGCTCAGGATTGGATGTGTCACAGGAAACACTGCTATTATTTTTCCAATGATAGTCTGACCTGGGTTGAGAGTCAGGATAAATGTGTCTCCATGGGAGGACAGCTGGTCATCATAGACAGCCTTTATGAGCAG ACAATCTTAGAAAAGAAAGTTGGTGCTATAATGAGTGTTGGTGAAGACAAGTTCTGGATCGGCCTGACAGACCAAAAAGAAGAGGGAAAGTGGTTATGGATGGACGACACACCTCTAGATTCAAATAACAG CTTCTGGTTTGCTTCCCAAAATGGCGAGAAAGAGCCTGACAACTGGCAAGGAGACGAGGAAAGAAAAAATCCAGACGGTGAAGACTGTGCTAGAATGGGAGAAAAAGGTGGTACTCATGATGGCAAGAGTTGGTTTGATGTCAACTGTGAATGCTCTCATAGAAGAATATGTGAGATAATgttattctga
- the LOC109907577 gene encoding C-type lectin domain family 4 member D isoform X7, with the protein MSEGIVYADVKFKKQQRTEGEHCASTVNDTTHSEISRTRRNQPSIDPNAGDPDSQEGSKVKPSGYDPVRVVLVTLCVLLMGAVIGLGVLFLKHNQELIVQRTCCKITEDERPICAQDWMCHRKHCYYFSNDSLTWVESQDKCVSMGGQLVIIDSLYEQTILEKKVGAIMSVGEDKFWIGLTDQKEEGKWLWMDDTPLDSNNSFWFASQNGEKEPDNWQGDEERKNPDGEDCARMGEKGGTHDGKSWFDVNCECSHRRICEIMLF; encoded by the exons ATGTCTGAAGGAATAGTCTACGCTGATGTAAAGTTCAAAAAGCAACAAAGGACTGAAGGAGAACATTGTG CATCCACAGTGAATGATACCACACACTCTGAAATTTCCAGAACCAGACGCAACCAGCCATCTATCGACCCTAATG cTGGTGACCCTGATTCTCAGGAGGGGTCAAAGGTCAAACCAAGTGGATATGACCCTGTCAGAGTTGTTCTGGTGACTCTCTGTGTTCTTCTGATGGGTGCTGTCATTGGACTTGGGGTTCTCT TTTTGAAACATAATCAAGAATTGATTGTGCAGAGAACTTGCTGTAAGATCACAG AGGATGAGCGTCCAATATGTGCTCAGGATTGGATGTGTCACAGGAAACACTGCTATTATTTTTCCAATGATAGTCTGACCTGGGTTGAGAGTCAGGATAAATGTGTCTCCATGGGAGGACAGCTGGTCATCATAGACAGCCTTTATGAGCAG ACAATCTTAGAAAAGAAAGTTGGTGCTATAATGAGTGTTGGTGAAGACAAGTTCTGGATCGGCCTGACAGACCAAAAAGAAGAGGGAAAGTGGTTATGGATGGACGACACACCTCTAGATTCAAATAACAG CTTCTGGTTTGCTTCCCAAAATGGCGAGAAAGAGCCTGACAACTGGCAAGGAGACGAGGAAAGAAAAAATCCAGACGGTGAAGACTGTGCTAGAATGGGAGAAAAAGGTGGTACTCATGATGGCAAGAGTTGGTTTGATGTCAACTGTGAATGCTCTCATAGAAGAATATGTGAGATAATgttattctga